A portion of the Marinobacter alexandrii genome contains these proteins:
- a CDS encoding M1 family aminopeptidase, producing the protein MWYEIFKFELKYRARRPDTYIYFIILFLYSIIAVDVIFEGQLDPLKRNAPIVIARTMGIISALFMMVISMIMGVSILRDFDHQMESLMFVNPIKKSDYLLGRFLGSFMVLIFIFISVPLGMAIGDFMPWLDSSKLLPFDAWYYLQPFLFLVIPTLFYGGAIFFVTGALSRKLLVVYTQGFFFLVIYLLSISLAAGAEDLTLTALLEPFTFQSIRISTQAWTTIDRNSLMVPIEGVLLSNRLIWSGIGILALLVGNYFFKFSVIQGKASRKQLTRKQDTSTSTKDLSQIKIPSFRIQHGLKSSLRQLLRHAIFNFKSILKEVPFWTIVLCGTGILVISSFDVGTTFGVDSYPKTYLIVGELMENTILFFLAIVIFYSGELIWKERDAKISDIADALPMSDFIHMAGKFIGLILTYVVIMLVMIIAGISFQASNGYYQFELDVYFSGLFVEIFPFLVLLTFIAFFFQSIVNHKFLGHLVVVIFVFASTLLLAILGLDHGLYSFGGGALQTYSDMNGYGHFLTPYLWFKVYWTLFALLMFVVAVVLFPRGKETQLVKRFKAIKYRLTRPLLSTTIVILTLFSLSGCYIFYNTNVLNEYSSQSDQQLQQVSYEKELKQFEHMPQPKIVDVYLEMELYPSNRNFEAEGYYILTNTEEVPISEIHIQKLPNDQVTLTYVELDGGSNINNQYEWYSYSIHGLVKPLYPGDSIKMKFKQEFTSHGFQQRSGSDIVYNGTFFDNFYFPTIGYNNDIELRDNEDRSAYDLNPKSIKPAIDDPFGLKEGRSDGDGEEINFEIIIGTDGDQTAVAPGYLQKEWKENDRNYYHYKMDKPMSNFYSIVSAEYQVKKDEWKPQTDSLGDKVSLEIYYHEGHEYNLDRMMKGMKSSFDYMSQNFGAYQYQQMRILEVPVYASKAQSFPNTVPFSEDLGFVMNIDDQEDVDMAFYVIAHELAHQWWGHQVNPAHVQGQSMINESLAQYSALMILKNEFPESKVVQLVKSERKKYFKGRNRERSKEMPMNLVESGQSYVYYAKGLVNFYALQDYISEDSVNVALRRFIKDWDSFDGLIKKQTDNYPTTIDLISYFRDVTPDSLQYVISDLFETITTYENVIRDSWHESSNNGKYLVNLTTDFKKYQADSLGIDVQVNLNDWIEIGIYAEDENGNEELIYCKKHLIKESLSELQIEVDKEPTKVEIDPKLKLLDRDIRNNVKTLEEKS; encoded by the coding sequence ATGTGGTACGAAATTTTCAAATTCGAATTAAAATATAGAGCTAGACGACCAGATACATATATCTACTTCATCATTCTATTTCTTTATTCAATCATAGCTGTTGACGTCATTTTTGAAGGGCAGCTCGATCCTTTGAAAAGAAATGCTCCAATCGTGATAGCACGAACCATGGGTATTATCTCAGCGCTCTTTATGATGGTAATTTCAATGATTATGGGTGTCTCCATATTAAGAGATTTTGATCACCAAATGGAGTCTTTAATGTTTGTAAACCCGATTAAAAAAAGTGACTATCTACTCGGCAGATTTTTAGGTTCTTTCATGGTACTCATTTTCATTTTCATCAGTGTGCCATTAGGCATGGCTATTGGAGACTTCATGCCATGGCTAGATTCAAGTAAGCTTTTGCCATTTGATGCATGGTACTACTTACAACCATTTCTTTTTCTGGTGATACCAACTTTGTTTTATGGAGGAGCTATCTTCTTTGTAACTGGAGCATTGAGTCGCAAGCTCCTGGTGGTTTATACACAAGGTTTTTTCTTTCTCGTTATTTACCTCCTTTCTATCAGTTTGGCAGCTGGAGCTGAGGACCTCACATTGACTGCTCTCTTGGAACCATTCACTTTTCAGAGCATTAGAATATCAACACAAGCATGGACAACAATTGATCGTAATTCGCTCATGGTTCCAATAGAGGGTGTTCTTTTATCTAATCGTTTGATCTGGAGTGGCATTGGAATACTGGCTCTTCTGGTTGGTAACTATTTCTTCAAGTTTAGCGTGATTCAAGGAAAAGCTTCTCGGAAGCAGTTGACCAGAAAACAAGATACAAGCACAAGCACAAAAGACCTTTCTCAGATCAAAATACCATCCTTCCGAATCCAGCATGGTCTTAAATCAAGCTTAAGACAGCTTCTTCGACACGCAATCTTCAACTTCAAATCTATCCTTAAGGAAGTTCCATTCTGGACAATCGTTCTTTGTGGTACAGGGATTCTAGTCATAAGCTCCTTCGATGTAGGCACAACATTCGGTGTAGATAGTTACCCAAAAACCTATCTTATTGTGGGTGAGCTGATGGAAAACACCATTCTATTCTTCCTTGCTATTGTAATATTCTATTCCGGAGAATTGATTTGGAAAGAACGAGATGCCAAGATCAGTGATATAGCTGATGCACTACCTATGTCTGATTTTATTCATATGGCTGGTAAATTCATTGGACTTATTCTTACCTATGTTGTAATAATGCTAGTCATGATAATAGCTGGAATATCTTTTCAGGCATCTAATGGCTACTATCAGTTTGAACTTGACGTCTACTTCAGCGGACTATTTGTAGAGATATTTCCATTTCTTGTCTTATTGACTTTTATAGCCTTCTTTTTTCAGTCTATTGTAAATCACAAGTTTTTAGGACACCTGGTGGTGGTAATATTTGTCTTCGCATCCACACTCTTGCTTGCTATCCTGGGCCTTGATCATGGGCTATATTCGTTCGGAGGAGGAGCGCTACAAACATACTCCGATATGAACGGGTATGGTCATTTCCTTACTCCCTATCTATGGTTCAAAGTCTACTGGACCTTATTTGCTCTGTTGATGTTCGTAGTAGCTGTTGTTCTTTTTCCTAGAGGAAAGGAAACCCAACTAGTAAAAAGATTCAAAGCAATTAAGTATAGGCTGACAAGACCGCTTCTGAGTACAACAATCGTGATCCTGACACTATTCAGTTTATCTGGATGCTATATCTTTTACAATACCAATGTGCTTAATGAGTATTCATCTCAAAGTGATCAGCAACTACAACAGGTGAGCTATGAAAAAGAACTCAAGCAATTTGAGCATATGCCTCAGCCTAAGATTGTAGATGTGTATTTGGAGATGGAGCTCTACCCTTCCAATAGAAATTTTGAAGCGGAAGGATATTATATACTTACCAATACTGAAGAAGTACCCATTTCAGAAATACATATTCAAAAGCTTCCCAATGATCAAGTGACTTTAACCTATGTGGAATTAGATGGTGGCTCAAACATCAACAATCAATATGAATGGTACAGCTATTCAATACATGGATTAGTAAAGCCTCTATATCCGGGTGATTCTATAAAAATGAAATTCAAGCAAGAATTCACTTCGCATGGATTTCAGCAGAGATCTGGAAGCGATATTGTCTATAATGGAACCTTCTTTGATAATTTCTATTTCCCCACGATTGGATACAACAATGACATTGAACTGAGAGACAATGAGGATCGCTCAGCGTATGATTTAAATCCAAAATCTATCAAACCAGCAATCGATGATCCGTTTGGATTAAAAGAAGGAAGATCAGACGGAGATGGTGAGGAAATAAATTTTGAAATAATCATTGGTACGGATGGTGATCAAACTGCCGTTGCACCTGGATACTTACAAAAGGAGTGGAAAGAAAATGATCGAAATTATTATCACTACAAAATGGATAAGCCTATGTCTAATTTCTACTCCATCGTATCTGCCGAGTATCAAGTAAAAAAGGATGAGTGGAAACCACAAACTGATAGTTTAGGCGATAAGGTGAGTCTTGAAATCTACTATCATGAAGGTCATGAGTATAACCTGGATAGAATGATGAAGGGAATGAAATCTTCCTTTGACTATATGAGTCAAAATTTTGGTGCTTACCAATATCAACAGATGAGAATTTTAGAAGTGCCGGTTTATGCAAGCAAAGCCCAATCCTTCCCCAACACGGTCCCATTTTCGGAAGACCTAGGTTTTGTAATGAATATAGATGATCAAGAAGATGTGGACATGGCATTTTATGTCATAGCGCATGAGCTAGCTCATCAATGGTGGGGCCACCAGGTAAATCCAGCTCATGTACAGGGGCAATCGATGATTAATGAATCTCTGGCTCAATATTCTGCACTTATGATATTGAAAAATGAGTTTCCTGAAAGCAAGGTTGTGCAATTAGTGAAATCGGAGAGAAAGAAGTATTTCAAAGGGCGCAATAGAGAAAGATCGAAGGAGATGCCAATGAATTTGGTAGAGTCAGGACAATCTTATGTTTACTACGCCAAAGGGCTTGTCAATTTCTATGCTCTTCAAGACTATATTTCAGAAGATAGTGTCAATGTAGCACTGAGACGATTCATTAAAGATTGGGATAGTTTTGATGGCTTGATTAAGAAGCAAACGGATAATTACCCAACCACCATTGACCTCATTAGCTACTTCCGAGATGTGACTCCTGATAGTCTTCAATATGTGATTAGTGATCTATTCGAGACCATTACTACCTATGAAAATGTAATCAGAGATAGCTGGCATGAATCATCTAATAATGGTAAATACTTAGTTAACCTTACTACTGATTTTAAGAAGTATCAAGCAGATAGTTTAGGTATCGATGTACAAGTAAACCTAAATGACTGGATTGAAATTGGCATCTATGCTGAGGATGAAAATGGCAATGAAGAACTCATTTATTGCAAAAAGCATCTCATTAAAGAATCGCTGAGTGAGTTGCAAATTGAAGTAGATAAAGAGCCAACAAAAGTGGAAATTGATCCCAAACTCAAACTATTGGATAGAGATATTAGGAATAATGTAAAGACCCTTGAAGAAAAAAGCTGA
- a CDS encoding RNA polymerase sigma-70 factor: MLENYKLDTDKNSFIALLKKGNKIALETLFKLYYDKLLHLSKNYLTREEDGEEIVQNVFLKMWEQREKLKDVSNINSYLHTMTKNACLDYLKHEKVKLGYIEQNLLNKTTINYQFLKDEAASLLLEKELEQKILQSAELLPEKCKEVFMKNKLEGLKRSEIAQELGISLKTVDNHISKAIKHMKFQLRDFLTLFL, translated from the coding sequence TTGCTGGAAAATTACAAGCTCGATACTGACAAAAACTCCTTTATTGCCCTCCTAAAAAAAGGGAATAAAATTGCTCTCGAAACACTGTTCAAGCTCTATTATGACAAGCTATTACACTTATCAAAAAACTATTTGACTCGAGAGGAAGATGGAGAAGAAATCGTTCAAAATGTATTCCTCAAAATGTGGGAACAACGAGAAAAGCTAAAAGATGTATCCAATATCAATAGTTACCTCCATACCATGACCAAAAACGCTTGCTTGGATTATTTGAAGCATGAAAAAGTCAAGCTTGGATATATTGAGCAGAACTTACTTAACAAAACAACCATTAACTATCAATTCCTCAAAGATGAAGCAGCATCGTTGTTATTAGAAAAGGAGCTTGAACAAAAAATATTGCAAAGTGCCGAATTACTTCCTGAAAAATGCAAAGAAGTATTCATGAAAAATAAACTAGAAGGTTTAAAAAGGTCTGAAATTGCTCAAGAATTGGGTATCTCGCTCAAAACAGTTGACAACCACATCTCCAAAGCGATAAAACACATGAAATTCCAATTAAGGGATTTTCTCACCCTTTTTTTATAA
- a CDS encoding FecR domain-containing protein, translated as MQDQAILKYLKGITTQTEEKEIQDWILASDENAKKFNLLKAQYIASTFEETTKKVDIDKKFSSFLTTIDSTPTYKSRNLIPFLKYAAMISIVIGFGFLYSVGFFKSETGKLVIPEEAIILNLSDHEAKVITFRLNAKIVDAKGKVLGTQSGNTITYRKRDPNQSEKSLSYNTLNVPYGKRFKVVLSDGTQVHLNAGSSLKYPVEFIRGNNRQVFLDGEAFFDVAKDSEHAFIVNANELNVTVLGTQFNVSSYPEDEFIRTVLVEGSVSLSEDEQNLNATRLKPGHQAIWNKEDKNISIEEVSTSLYTSWINGKIVFRHMPFKNIIKKLERHYNVVINSNNTALNEETFTASFDIETIEQVLEAFNKNYAIGYTIKDNQIIIN; from the coding sequence ATGCAAGACCAAGCTATTTTAAAATATCTTAAGGGTATTACCACACAGACAGAAGAAAAAGAGATTCAGGATTGGATTTTAGCTTCTGACGAGAATGCCAAAAAATTTAACCTCTTAAAAGCACAGTACATCGCTTCTACTTTTGAAGAGACAACAAAAAAAGTAGATATAGATAAAAAATTCTCCAGCTTTTTGACAACTATTGACTCTACTCCTACCTACAAATCTCGCAATCTGATTCCTTTTCTGAAGTATGCGGCTATGATCAGTATAGTCATTGGATTCGGATTTCTTTATTCTGTAGGTTTTTTCAAAAGTGAAACAGGAAAGCTTGTTATTCCAGAGGAGGCCATCATCCTTAATTTGAGTGATCATGAAGCAAAAGTCATTACGTTTCGGCTTAATGCGAAGATAGTAGATGCGAAAGGTAAAGTACTGGGTACTCAATCCGGCAATACCATTACTTATCGTAAAAGAGATCCGAATCAAAGTGAAAAGAGCCTGAGCTACAACACACTCAATGTTCCATATGGCAAGAGATTCAAAGTAGTATTGTCTGATGGCACTCAGGTGCATTTAAACGCTGGTAGTTCTCTGAAATATCCTGTGGAATTTATTCGTGGAAATAATCGTCAGGTATTTTTGGATGGCGAGGCATTCTTTGATGTAGCAAAAGATTCGGAACACGCATTTATAGTAAATGCAAATGAACTCAATGTAACCGTTCTTGGCACACAATTCAACGTGTCTTCATACCCCGAAGATGAATTCATAAGAACAGTATTAGTTGAAGGTTCAGTTAGTCTCTCCGAAGATGAACAGAATCTAAATGCAACAAGACTCAAACCTGGACATCAGGCCATCTGGAATAAAGAAGACAAAAACATTTCGATTGAGGAAGTAAGTACTTCGCTTTATACCTCGTGGATTAACGGAAAGATTGTCTTCAGGCATATGCCATTCAAAAACATTATAAAGAAGCTAGAGCGGCATTACAACGTGGTAATTAATAGCAACAATACGGCGCTAAACGAAGAAACGTTCACTGCCAGTTTTGATATAGAGACCATCGAACAAGTATTGGAAGCATTTAACAAGAACTATGCTATAGGATATACTATAAAAGACAATCAAATAATTATCAACTAA
- a CDS encoding TonB-dependent receptor, translating into MKIFIELLKLTPFRFKIDLKMKLTSLLILSSLFQVYASDTFGQKTIVTMDLEDVSVEKVLSKIESLTEFKFLYNDKEVDYRRKVSVVAKEEYLSDILEKLFENTNTTFEIFEEQIVLKRKPPAKKEIVLVTISGKVTSEDGEGLPGASIQIKGTLNGVQTDIDGNFRIEAEKGAILSISYVGFVSTEVVVDDRTFINVVLLADLARLGEVVVVGYGTTTKEALTGSVGTVEAKRIANQVPTVNLDYALQGQVSGVYISSATGQPGAASRVRIRGTSSLFGSNQPLYVIDGIPVVPNSNIPVGGAEGGRLGDQLDQQGISTPLGNINNADVESISVLKDASAAAIYGSRAANGVIIINTKKGTYASAPKFNVDFSISSQEANTLTVLNAAQFKQVWTTAVENGSSADIFATSILDESYFGDADTNWEDEISPGNPLTTTFNINVVGGSEKTRYSTSVGINNQDGVYDGIGFDRYSFNLNLDTEMNEVWTFGSKLNLSHTDQNSADRSLTQLTYDFRPDLPVYDEEGNFSFSPQYTQENPVARLKSSTSNKTLLVLGSFYTQLKIAEGLHVKTLFGMNYNAGNQKAFYPRFTSRGGWDRRFGDGDGYAQESRSRFTNVLWQNTLTYDKIINEHNINTVVGASFEKASTSNNKTWGEGFSNDVLSNISNATVFTNGSSDENGSGLASYFGRMNYGYDNKYLLTLSARVDGSSKFAVNNKYAFFPAAAVAWRVSEEPFLSGIRPIDELKLRTSIGRTGQQDFGPYVWRTLFESSNYGGEPSVILSQLGNDQLKWETTDQFDVGIDVTLFEGRLSGVFNYYSKETHDALFTAITPGSTGTGRVIANVGDTKNTGIEIEIRGDIIDKPNLNWNVSFNISKNRNELTAISDDFKDEDGFLTGFGGGGRLRKGSPIGLIYGYVAEGIIQTQEEIDALNTSSPTGFYQDDETSPGDLLFRDITGPDGVPDGVITNLDQQVIGDTQPDFFGGFNSELSYKGFTLSAFFTYSIGNNLEAFALARSQNFASTFIGENKVIDVLNAWTPENSSSDIPRSVYRDPNNNDRTSSHYVYDASYVRLKTLSLRYSLPSQLTTKMGIINSASIYFAAQNLFTITNYPGADPEASNLFNNDISSGRDNNRFPIARVFTTGINIGF; encoded by the coding sequence ATGAAAATTTTTATAGAGCTACTGAAGCTCACTCCTTTTCGATTTAAAATCGATTTAAAAATGAAACTTACTTCTCTCTTAATCTTAAGCTCGCTATTTCAGGTCTACGCCAGTGATACATTTGGACAAAAGACCATTGTCACCATGGATCTTGAAGATGTGAGCGTAGAGAAGGTATTAAGTAAAATAGAGTCTCTCACAGAGTTCAAATTCCTTTACAACGACAAAGAGGTTGACTATAGGAGAAAAGTCTCCGTAGTAGCGAAAGAAGAATATCTTTCAGACATTCTCGAAAAACTATTCGAAAACACAAATACAACCTTTGAAATCTTCGAAGAGCAGATTGTATTAAAACGAAAGCCACCTGCAAAAAAGGAAATCGTTCTAGTAACTATATCAGGAAAAGTGACTAGTGAGGATGGTGAAGGATTGCCGGGAGCAAGTATTCAAATAAAAGGTACCCTAAATGGCGTTCAGACAGACATTGATGGAAACTTTAGAATTGAAGCTGAAAAAGGTGCCATATTATCTATTTCGTATGTAGGTTTCGTGTCTACTGAAGTAGTCGTTGATGATAGAACATTCATCAATGTGGTGCTGCTTGCAGATTTGGCCCGACTAGGAGAGGTCGTCGTTGTAGGATATGGAACTACGACAAAAGAAGCGTTGACGGGCTCTGTAGGTACTGTGGAGGCAAAAAGAATAGCTAACCAGGTGCCGACAGTTAATTTAGACTATGCACTGCAAGGTCAGGTCTCTGGCGTATATATTTCAAGCGCCACTGGTCAGCCAGGTGCTGCATCCAGGGTAAGAATACGTGGTACGTCTTCTTTATTCGGGTCTAACCAGCCTCTATATGTCATAGATGGAATACCTGTAGTGCCAAATAGCAACATCCCTGTTGGAGGCGCTGAAGGTGGAAGGTTAGGAGATCAACTGGATCAACAAGGTATAAGTACGCCTTTGGGTAATATCAACAATGCAGATGTTGAATCCATAAGTGTATTGAAAGATGCGTCAGCAGCCGCCATATATGGTTCTCGAGCTGCCAATGGTGTCATTATTATCAACACAAAAAAAGGAACCTATGCATCTGCACCAAAATTTAATGTTGACTTTTCAATTAGTTCACAAGAGGCTAATACGCTAACGGTACTCAATGCAGCACAATTTAAGCAGGTCTGGACCACTGCTGTTGAAAACGGCAGTTCTGCTGATATATTCGCAACCAGTATTTTAGACGAAAGTTATTTTGGTGATGCAGACACTAACTGGGAAGATGAGATCAGCCCAGGCAATCCACTTACTACTACCTTCAATATCAATGTAGTTGGAGGGTCAGAAAAAACGCGATACAGCACATCTGTTGGCATCAATAATCAGGATGGAGTCTATGATGGGATTGGTTTTGATCGCTACTCATTTAACCTAAACCTCGACACTGAGATGAATGAAGTTTGGACGTTTGGATCTAAACTTAATCTATCTCATACAGATCAAAACTCAGCTGACAGATCATTGACTCAGTTGACCTATGATTTCAGACCAGATCTACCTGTTTATGATGAGGAAGGTAATTTTTCATTTTCACCTCAGTATACTCAAGAAAACCCTGTTGCAAGGTTAAAATCATCAACAAGTAATAAAACGCTACTTGTTTTAGGTTCCTTTTATACTCAACTAAAAATAGCAGAAGGGTTACATGTCAAAACTCTTTTTGGCATGAACTACAATGCTGGAAATCAAAAAGCATTCTACCCAAGATTCACCTCAAGAGGAGGCTGGGACAGAAGATTTGGTGATGGTGATGGATATGCTCAAGAAAGTAGAAGCAGGTTCACAAACGTATTATGGCAAAATACTCTGACCTATGACAAGATCATAAATGAACACAACATAAATACAGTAGTTGGTGCGTCTTTCGAAAAAGCCAGTACTTCAAACAACAAAACATGGGGTGAAGGATTCTCCAATGATGTATTGAGCAACATTTCCAATGCAACCGTGTTTACCAATGGTTCGTCGGACGAAAATGGCTCTGGGCTAGCCTCTTATTTTGGACGAATGAATTATGGATATGATAATAAATACTTACTTACACTATCAGCCAGAGTAGATGGCTCTTCAAAGTTTGCTGTAAATAATAAGTATGCCTTTTTTCCAGCTGCAGCAGTCGCATGGAGGGTTTCTGAGGAACCCTTTCTATCTGGAATAAGACCTATCGATGAACTCAAGTTGCGAACAAGTATTGGTAGAACAGGCCAGCAAGACTTTGGCCCTTATGTGTGGAGAACATTGTTTGAATCTTCCAATTATGGAGGAGAGCCTTCAGTCATCTTATCTCAACTTGGGAATGATCAATTAAAATGGGAAACAACTGATCAATTTGATGTTGGTATAGACGTTACACTGTTTGAAGGTAGGCTATCGGGTGTATTCAATTATTACTCTAAAGAAACTCATGATGCCCTTTTCACCGCCATCACGCCAGGAAGTACCGGAACTGGTAGAGTCATAGCAAATGTTGGAGATACCAAGAACACAGGGATTGAGATAGAAATTAGAGGAGACATTATAGATAAGCCCAATCTCAATTGGAATGTCTCTTTTAATATCAGCAAAAATCGAAATGAACTCACAGCCATTTCTGATGACTTCAAGGATGAAGATGGATTTCTTACCGGATTCGGAGGCGGAGGAAGACTTAGAAAAGGAAGTCCTATCGGTCTGATCTATGGATATGTAGCTGAAGGAATCATTCAGACGCAAGAAGAAATTGACGCCCTGAATACCTCCTCCCCTACGGGATTCTATCAAGATGATGAGACATCCCCCGGTGATTTGTTGTTCAGAGACATAACAGGTCCTGATGGAGTTCCTGATGGAGTCATTACTAATCTAGATCAGCAGGTAATTGGAGATACCCAACCGGACTTTTTTGGAGGTTTTAACAGTGAGTTGAGTTACAAAGGGTTTACCCTATCTGCATTCTTCACTTACTCAATTGGTAACAATCTGGAAGCATTTGCTCTGGCAAGAAGTCAAAACTTCGCCAGTACATTCATTGGTGAGAACAAAGTAATTGATGTTTTGAATGCCTGGACACCTGAAAACAGTTCCAGTGACATTCCTAGAAGTGTATACCGGGACCCGAACAACAACGATCGCACATCAAGTCATTACGTTTATGATGCGTCCTATGTAAGGTTGAAAACACTTAGCTTGAGATATTCACTACCTTCTCAGCTAACAACTAAAATGGGCATCATAAATAGCGCCTCGATCTATTTTGCAGCTCAAAATCTGTTTACAATCACCAACTATCCTGGTGCAGATCCAGAAGCTTCCAACTTATTCAACAACGATATAAGTTCAGGGAGAGACAACAATCGCTTTCCAATAGCAAGGGTATTTACTACAGGAATAAACATCGGTTTTTAA
- a CDS encoding RagB/SusD family nutrient uptake outer membrane protein — protein sequence MKKISIYIAVLFLITACEITDVLENDPPNNLVPENVILEEKDAEALLNGVYSLIISRVSASYYMDYEHIPSALIGSMSRSGAGVSHDQIRENDLLFDNSIIKNFWTAFYRVMDQANNVITLTSEFPDNEFSGNNKAEILGEARFLRAMATFDVLRYYGQFYDQSSNLGIVLRTEPSNFVTRSKERSTVAACYEQILSDLDFAIENAPDFSVTFRASKTAAKALKARVLLFQGAYAEAAALAGEVIMDGTRDLEADFASVFSTGLNSSEMIFMTHRDENSDTDQNNRKRFYTGRAGTMWFETLMTGDPRQPLTYTSITSAVGLKVNNVANFRPTYYIRLAEMYLIQAEGLAFSGATLADSKAPLDIIRNRAGIGDSPALTIEDLRDDIFDEIVRELAFENGSEWFAAIRFDKAMTLKPSITSVNQYILPIPEEEINGNGNISLTDQNPGYE from the coding sequence ATGAAAAAAATATCAATATATATAGCAGTCCTATTTTTAATCACAGCCTGTGAAATAACAGATGTACTAGAAAATGATCCGCCAAACAATCTGGTACCAGAAAATGTCATTCTAGAGGAAAAAGATGCTGAAGCACTATTAAATGGTGTTTATAGTTTAATTATATCCAGAGTGAGTGCTTCCTATTATATGGACTATGAGCACATTCCGAGTGCTCTTATTGGCTCAATGAGTCGATCGGGAGCAGGGGTTAGCCATGATCAAATAAGGGAGAATGACCTTTTGTTTGACAATTCTATTATTAAGAATTTTTGGACAGCCTTTTACAGAGTTATGGATCAAGCAAATAACGTCATTACCTTGACTTCTGAGTTTCCAGATAATGAATTTTCTGGCAATAACAAGGCAGAAATTTTAGGCGAAGCTCGTTTTTTAAGAGCTATGGCCACCTTTGATGTCTTAAGATACTATGGTCAGTTTTATGATCAGTCTAGCAATCTGGGAATAGTGCTCAGAACCGAACCTTCGAATTTTGTAACAAGATCCAAAGAAAGAAGTACAGTAGCAGCATGTTATGAACAGATCCTATCGGATCTGGATTTTGCCATTGAAAATGCTCCTGACTTCTCGGTTACCTTTAGAGCTTCAAAGACTGCAGCAAAAGCGCTAAAAGCCAGAGTTTTATTGTTTCAAGGAGCATATGCCGAAGCTGCAGCACTAGCCGGCGAAGTAATAATGGATGGCACCAGAGATCTTGAAGCAGATTTTGCTTCTGTTTTCAGTACTGGCCTAAATTCATCAGAAATGATTTTCATGACACATAGAGATGAAAACTCCGATACTGACCAAAATAACAGAAAACGTTTTTATACAGGTAGAGCTGGCACAATGTGGTTTGAAACTTTGATGACAGGTGATCCTAGGCAGCCACTGACGTATACCAGCATTACATCAGCGGTAGGTCTGAAAGTGAATAATGTGGCCAACTTTCGGCCAACTTATTACATAAGGCTTGCTGAAATGTATTTAATTCAAGCAGAAGGGTTGGCATTTAGTGGAGCTACGCTAGCAGACAGTAAAGCACCTTTGGATATCATCCGTAATCGTGCAGGAATTGGCGACTCTCCTGCACTCACGATAGAAGATCTTCGTGATGATATCTTTGATGAAATTGTGAGAGAGCTTGCATTTGAGAATGGTAGCGAATGGTTCGCAGCTATCCGCTTTGATAAAGCAATGACACTGAAGCCTTCCATTACAAGTGTTAATCAATACATACTTCCGATACCAGAGGAAGAGATAAACGGAAACGGCAATATTTCATTAACCGATCAAAATCCTGGTTACGAATAG